A genomic segment from Pedobacter sp. MC2016-14 encodes:
- a CDS encoding SusC/RagA family TonB-linked outer membrane protein, which translates to MYKNYTIKKVLLIMRLTTVILIATFLQVSASGYAQKITLSEKNAGIKQVFDKIRQQTGYNFLFADAELQASRPVDIKVSAMELSDVLTLLFKNQPLTYTIDAKTVVVKEKEKTLLDRFSDYINAVDIKGQVLNELGRPLLGASVKVLGTQKRTLTDVDGKFAFKSLAEDARIVVSYIGYRTDTIALSGKTDFVIRMDPQANNIQEVTIVSTGYQSLPKERATGSFEVITKEQLQHSTDPNLIRRLEGITNSMDFRNDLRPIMSSNANAQRSPLANLTIRGKNTLNESENADDNGNYSGQVLVVIDGIATPYSIDQINPLDVESINVLKDAAAASIWGSRAANGVIVVTTKKGRYGTPARISFNSSVNIAEKVNLFYNKTMSISDLIDAQMRQFRNANTAPNPPLPDLSISVLYGQEPVSPVAEIMNAWLNKGTLTETQATAQLNALRGNDIRRDYDRYFLRNSVNQNYSLSVDGGSDLFRYRLSGGYDKGLNNTQNSGSDRLSLGYNMGIKPIKNLELQGSVKYTVRNNNEQAAENRITGVTGAPFYAYSRLADNNGNALELTKKYRQGFADLFESVYPTQFLSWRYKPLEDINEGYNRLRDQNLNLEFTTNYKVLEGLSLQATYNYNTGRIEDNTLYRQNSFYMRDKINYFTTSLSSTDPRTGNSVTPFVRQLPLGGQYTMGLTKSSNQTLRGQVNYEKSWNEKHQVSAIAGLDVNQNYRTVSNNGYYGYDENTLQSENKLDYKSMIPIVFAEDFSGYGGEYIPNLNTGLRAFKLRTISWYSNAAYTFNRRYTLSASIRKDISSEFGDGTNTGGTPYYSIGGLWNISNESFFHSELFPVLSFKSTFGYNGNVNPRVLSRPTIIYSNVLGLLPGDNGLPYAYTDLSAGVSNRLLRPEKTGVWNIGVDFGMKGNRLSGSIQYYVKSTSDLLDYGNLDPSTGYSYTIYNIGNLKGKGVDLALNSVNINGAKFSWNTNFLTSYNRVKVTKLFGTSASAAGQVVGNSSGSFNEGYDLSRVFGYEWAGLSPLTGDPQGYVNGKVVAISNDGNGNAAYNDIQNAPITSLKYFGSGVPVFYGALRNTFNYKAFSLSINIQYKLGYYVRRPKAQVVNYSALYNVNAVLQGEEYNNRWQQSGDELTTNVPSTVFSATNANRDNFYYYSSINVLKGDHIRLQEINFGYTIPVRDHKFIKNPRVYANVNNLGLIWKANKVGVDPEVFDYPSPRAYSLGFSANF; encoded by the coding sequence ATGTATAAAAACTATACTATAAAAAAAGTATTGCTCATCATGCGATTAACCACCGTCATATTAATAGCAACGTTTCTGCAGGTAAGTGCTTCGGGCTACGCGCAGAAAATTACACTGTCTGAAAAAAATGCAGGGATCAAACAGGTCTTTGATAAAATCAGGCAACAAACAGGCTATAACTTTTTATTTGCCGATGCAGAATTGCAAGCCTCCAGGCCTGTAGATATTAAGGTATCTGCTATGGAGTTGAGTGATGTATTAACCCTCTTATTTAAGAATCAACCCTTAACGTATACCATCGATGCAAAAACAGTTGTGGTTAAAGAGAAGGAAAAAACGCTCTTAGACCGATTTAGTGATTACATCAACGCGGTAGATATAAAAGGGCAGGTGCTAAATGAGCTGGGTCGTCCGCTGCTTGGTGCCTCTGTAAAAGTATTGGGGACGCAGAAACGTACATTAACAGATGTGGACGGGAAATTTGCCTTTAAATCGCTTGCTGAAGATGCACGTATTGTGGTTTCCTACATTGGTTATCGTACAGATACTATCGCCCTTAGTGGTAAAACAGATTTTGTCATCCGTATGGACCCACAGGCCAATAACATTCAGGAAGTTACCATTGTATCTACCGGTTATCAAAGCCTTCCAAAAGAACGTGCTACCGGTTCATTTGAAGTGATCACTAAAGAACAGCTTCAACACAGTACAGATCCTAATCTGATCAGAAGGTTGGAAGGAATCACAAATTCCATGGATTTCCGGAATGACCTTCGCCCAATTATGTCAAGTAATGCAAATGCACAGCGGTCACCTTTGGCCAATTTAACGATTAGAGGTAAAAATACACTGAACGAATCTGAGAATGCTGATGACAATGGGAATTATAGCGGACAGGTGCTGGTGGTGATTGACGGAATTGCAACGCCGTATTCTATTGATCAGATCAACCCCCTGGATGTAGAAAGTATTAACGTTTTAAAAGATGCTGCTGCAGCAAGCATATGGGGCTCCAGAGCAGCCAATGGGGTAATTGTGGTGACCACAAAAAAAGGAAGGTACGGTACACCTGCCAGGATTTCCTTTAATTCCAGTGTAAACATCGCCGAAAAGGTGAATTTGTTTTACAATAAAACTATGAGTATTTCTGATCTAATTGATGCGCAAATGCGACAGTTTAGAAATGCCAATACTGCCCCAAACCCGCCACTCCCTGATTTAAGTATAAGTGTTTTGTATGGACAGGAACCGGTTTCTCCTGTTGCTGAAATTATGAATGCCTGGTTGAATAAGGGAACTCTAACTGAAACTCAAGCCACAGCACAACTCAATGCACTTCGTGGAAATGACATCAGAAGAGATTATGATCGGTACTTTCTTCGCAATTCGGTGAACCAGAATTACAGCTTGTCTGTTGATGGAGGCTCTGATTTGTTCAGGTACAGATTATCCGGTGGGTACGATAAGGGGCTTAACAATACACAAAACTCAGGTTCTGATCGTTTGAGCCTTGGTTATAACATGGGTATTAAGCCTATCAAAAACCTGGAACTCCAGGGATCAGTTAAATACACGGTTAGAAATAACAATGAACAGGCAGCAGAAAATAGAATAACAGGGGTAACAGGTGCTCCGTTCTATGCCTATAGCAGGTTGGCAGATAATAATGGTAATGCACTGGAACTTACTAAAAAATACCGTCAGGGCTTTGCAGATCTTTTTGAAAGCGTGTACCCAACCCAATTTCTGAGCTGGAGGTATAAGCCATTGGAAGATATCAATGAAGGATACAACAGACTTAGGGATCAAAATCTGAATCTTGAATTTACCACAAATTATAAAGTATTAGAGGGATTGTCTTTGCAGGCAACCTACAATTATAATACCGGACGTATAGAAGACAATACCCTTTACAGGCAAAACTCCTTCTATATGCGCGATAAGATCAATTACTTTACCACTTCCCTTTCTTCTACCGACCCCAGGACAGGAAATTCTGTAACGCCTTTTGTGCGGCAATTGCCTTTGGGCGGCCAATATACCATGGGGCTTACCAAATCCAGCAATCAAACTTTGAGGGGACAGGTAAATTATGAAAAAAGCTGGAATGAAAAACACCAGGTTTCTGCAATTGCAGGTCTAGATGTCAATCAGAATTATAGGACTGTAAGCAATAACGGTTATTATGGCTACGATGAAAATACTTTGCAGAGCGAAAATAAGCTTGATTATAAATCCATGATTCCTATTGTGTTTGCTGAGGATTTTAGCGGATACGGAGGTGAATATATTCCTAACTTAAACACAGGTTTGCGCGCCTTTAAGTTGAGAACTATCAGCTGGTATTCGAATGCTGCCTATACTTTTAACCGTAGGTATACCTTATCAGCAAGTATCCGTAAAGACATTTCAAGTGAATTTGGTGATGGTACCAATACAGGAGGTACACCATATTATTCTATTGGCGGACTTTGGAACATCAGCAATGAATCCTTTTTTCATTCAGAACTTTTTCCAGTACTCAGCTTTAAATCTACTTTTGGATACAATGGAAATGTTAATCCGAGAGTGCTTTCCAGACCAACAATTATTTACTCGAACGTTTTAGGTTTGCTTCCCGGAGACAACGGCCTTCCTTATGCCTATACAGATTTAAGTGCTGGTGTTTCCAATCGGTTACTTCGTCCTGAAAAAACCGGGGTTTGGAATATTGGTGTAGACTTTGGGATGAAAGGCAACAGGCTTTCGGGAAGTATCCAGTATTATGTTAAATCAACATCTGACTTATTAGACTATGGTAATCTTGATCCGAGTACGGGATACAGCTATACAATCTATAATATCGGAAATTTAAAAGGGAAGGGTGTTGACCTGGCTTTAAATTCTGTCAATATTAATGGTGCGAAATTTAGCTGGAACACCAACTTTTTAACGAGTTATAACCGTGTTAAAGTGACTAAGTTATTTGGAACTTCTGCAAGTGCTGCGGGCCAGGTGGTAGGGAACAGTTCAGGGTCATTTAACGAGGGTTACGATCTTTCAAGAGTGTTTGGGTATGAATGGGCTGGTTTAAGTCCTTTAACCGGCGATCCACAGGGATATGTGAATGGAAAAGTCGTTGCCATCTCGAATGATGGAAACGGTAATGCGGCATACAATGACATTCAGAATGCGCCTATTACTTCCTTAAAATACTTTGGTTCTGGTGTTCCTGTTTTTTATGGTGCTTTACGCAATACCTTTAATTATAAAGCATTTTCTCTCTCCATCAACATTCAATATAAACTGGGTTATTACGTTAGAAGGCCAAAAGCTCAGGTTGTAAATTACAGCGCATTATATAATGTAAATGCAGTATTACAAGGGGAGGAGTACAATAACAGGTGGCAGCAAAGTGGAGATGAGTTAACTACCAACGTGCCTTCTACTGTGTTCTCGGCTACAAATGCAAATCGGGATAACTTTTATTATTACTCCAGTATCAATGTACTTAAGGGCGATCATATAAGGCTGCAGGAAATAAACTTTGGTTATACAATTCCGGTAAGGGATCATAAGTTTATTAAAAATCCAAGGGTTTACGCCAACGTAAATAACCTTGGACTGATTTGGAAGGCGAATAAAGTAGGGGTTGATCCCGAGGTCTTTGACTATCCTTCGCCAAGAGCATACAGTTTGGGTTTTTCTGCTAACTTTTAA
- a CDS encoding RagB/SusD family nutrient uptake outer membrane protein yields MKHIKIYISLFLLGLSFSSCQKFVAIPKDSSQSFIETANDCQLILDNYDLFNTGYPIDGEISADDYYLDDTRYNDPYTLTIEDRILYTWQSNAIRVSAQQWVGPYNKIYHANLVLEAVAKLEGKEQPSVLNNLKGSALFLRAYALWHVAQLYAKPYGATSNQDPGVPVHLVSDINDTPGRGTVKQTYDQIIADLREATVLLNPTSSVASRPNKIAAYAMLSRVYLAMEDYSNALTSASSALALKPSGKLIDFNGLDQESFAPFRRFNNEVIFHSVVLSQNGMLEPGYGYENLAIIAPEIIASYQDNDLRKTVYVKENTDLPTPMNTWRFVGNYESAVGSAKLFNGLAFDELYLNRAECYARANDAANAMADLNTLLITRWVKDTYTNMTATNAGDALAKVLAERRKELLMRGIRWTDLRRLNKDSRFAKNISRTVEGTTYTLPANDLRYTLLIPQEVITNSALPQNLR; encoded by the coding sequence ATGAAACATATTAAAATCTATATATCATTATTTTTATTAGGGCTTAGCTTTAGCTCCTGTCAAAAATTTGTGGCTATTCCAAAAGATAGTTCCCAATCTTTTATAGAAACAGCAAATGACTGTCAGCTTATATTGGATAATTACGATTTGTTTAATACAGGCTATCCAATAGATGGGGAAATTTCTGCGGACGATTATTACCTTGACGATACGAGGTACAACGACCCTTATACCTTAACCATTGAAGACCGGATTCTGTATACCTGGCAGTCAAATGCAATACGGGTATCTGCGCAGCAATGGGTGGGCCCCTACAACAAAATCTATCATGCCAACTTAGTATTGGAAGCTGTTGCCAAACTGGAAGGCAAAGAACAACCTTCTGTTTTGAATAATTTAAAGGGGAGTGCTTTATTTTTAAGGGCTTATGCTTTGTGGCATGTGGCGCAATTGTATGCCAAGCCCTATGGCGCTACTTCAAATCAAGATCCTGGTGTACCCGTTCATTTGGTTTCTGATATTAACGACACACCGGGAAGGGGAACTGTAAAGCAAACATATGACCAGATAATTGCAGATTTGAGGGAAGCCACTGTACTATTAAATCCCACATCCAGTGTGGCTTCGAGGCCTAATAAGATTGCTGCCTATGCAATGTTATCCAGAGTTTACCTGGCTATGGAAGATTATTCTAACGCCTTGACCAGCGCCAGTTCTGCTTTGGCCTTAAAACCTTCAGGCAAATTGATTGACTTTAATGGTCTTGACCAGGAAAGTTTTGCGCCTTTCAGACGGTTTAATAATGAGGTGATTTTCCATTCTGTTGTTTTAAGTCAGAATGGGATGTTGGAGCCCGGATATGGTTATGAGAACCTGGCGATCATCGCTCCGGAAATCATCGCCTCTTATCAGGATAACGATCTCAGAAAAACTGTTTATGTGAAAGAAAATACAGATTTGCCAACCCCAATGAATACCTGGCGTTTTGTAGGAAATTATGAGTCTGCAGTAGGTTCAGCCAAATTATTTAATGGTTTGGCCTTTGATGAATTGTATCTTAACAGGGCCGAATGTTATGCAAGGGCAAATGACGCCGCAAATGCAATGGCTGATTTGAATACGCTTTTGATAACCAGATGGGTTAAGGATACCTATACAAATATGACGGCTACGAATGCGGGTGATGCTTTAGCGAAAGTATTGGCTGAGCGTAGAAAGGAGTTGTTGATGCGGGGTATCCGCTGGACAGATTTGAGGAGGTTAAATAAGGATAGTCGATTTGCAAAGAATATTTCCAGAACCGTAGAGGGAACAACCTATACGCTTCCGGCAAACGATTTAAGATATACGTTGCTGATTCCACAAGAAGTGATAACGAATTCAGCCCTGCCACAAAACCTAAGGTAG
- a CDS encoding ABC transporter permease, with amino-acid sequence MTNSSVSLSWLFKMAWRDSRKNQGRLFLFISSMVLGIAALVAVYSFKDNLQRDIDQQAKELAGADLTIESRKEISKRTLSLLDTLGDERAKEKSFASMIYFLKSGGSRLVQMKALQGNYPFYGSIETRPVAAAKAFKEGKNALVDKTLMLQFNAKIGDAVKVGELTFLIAGILDKAPGQTGIASSIAPTVYIPLQYLDATGLVKTGSRITSRFYYKYNDAAQVAAVLKKIQPGLDKEGLDHETVASKKADTGRAFKDLNRFLSLTGFIALLLGCIGIGSAIHVYIQEKLSTIATLRCLGLKATDAFLIYLIQISCIGLIAALLAATLGTAIQFALPLVLKDFHPVEITMQVSWTAIIQGIFLGLIISVLFAMPSLLAVRKISPLNAIRISFEQSRQKKDYLKWLVYLIMLLFIAGFTYVQMGDWLQTLVFITGLTLAFGLLSLFSKLLLITVRRILPQSANYLWRQGFANLYRPNNQTLLLTVAIGLSTTFICTLFFVQGILISRVTLSSGSKQPNIVLFDIQNTQKEAVESLTTGFKLPLMNRVPVITMRIEEINGKKAASDSSNKRAFRGEIRATYQDTLTAAEKISEGKWTGKVVPGGTVYISLEQSYADRIHVGINDKIIFNVQGMLIPTVVGSIRSVNWSRLQTNFRVVFPGGVLESAPQFHVLMTRISSAEKSAQYQGAVVQSFPNISVIDLDLVLKLLDELLGKIGFVIRFMAGFSMVTGWIVLISAVLSSKNQRIKESMLLRTLGASKRQILAINAIEYLFLGSFAAIAGLILSFMASWGLAKFSFDALFVPPFLPTMLLFFSIVALVVLTGILSSRSILNQPPLKILRNTGG; translated from the coding sequence TTGACTAATTCATCTGTTTCATTATCCTGGCTGTTCAAAATGGCCTGGCGTGATAGTCGTAAAAACCAGGGCAGGTTATTTCTCTTCATTTCCTCTATGGTACTGGGCATTGCCGCCCTGGTAGCTGTTTACTCCTTCAAAGATAATCTGCAAAGAGATATTGACCAGCAGGCAAAAGAGCTTGCCGGAGCTGACTTAACGATTGAAAGCAGAAAGGAAATTTCTAAAAGAACATTATCCTTACTGGATACCCTTGGAGATGAACGTGCTAAGGAAAAGTCTTTCGCTTCTATGATTTATTTCCTCAAGAGCGGCGGTAGTCGTTTGGTGCAAATGAAGGCCCTGCAAGGAAATTATCCATTTTATGGAAGCATAGAAACCCGGCCCGTTGCTGCTGCCAAAGCCTTTAAAGAAGGTAAAAATGCACTGGTAGATAAAACGCTGATGCTGCAATTTAATGCCAAAATTGGTGATGCAGTTAAAGTAGGGGAATTGACCTTCCTGATTGCAGGTATTTTAGACAAGGCTCCGGGACAAACCGGAATTGCATCCAGCATCGCACCAACAGTATATATCCCTCTTCAGTATCTGGACGCCACAGGCCTGGTAAAAACTGGCAGCAGAATTACCTCCAGGTTTTATTATAAATATAATGATGCTGCACAAGTAGCCGCTGTACTCAAAAAAATCCAGCCAGGCTTAGATAAAGAAGGATTAGACCACGAAACTGTTGCATCGAAGAAAGCAGATACCGGACGTGCTTTTAAAGACCTGAACCGCTTTTTGTCCCTCACAGGCTTTATTGCACTCCTTCTGGGTTGCATTGGTATTGGCAGTGCCATTCATGTTTATATCCAGGAAAAGTTGAGCACCATCGCTACACTTCGTTGTCTGGGCTTAAAAGCAACTGATGCTTTTCTGATTTACCTGATTCAAATCTCATGTATTGGCTTGATAGCGGCACTACTGGCCGCTACGCTGGGCACAGCCATCCAGTTTGCCTTACCTTTAGTACTTAAGGATTTCCATCCCGTTGAAATTACGATGCAGGTTTCCTGGACAGCGATTATACAGGGGATATTTTTGGGTTTAATCATCTCTGTACTTTTTGCGATGCCATCTCTATTGGCGGTAAGAAAAATCTCCCCGTTAAATGCCATTAGAATTTCTTTTGAACAAAGCCGGCAAAAAAAGGATTACCTTAAATGGCTGGTCTACCTCATTATGCTACTTTTTATAGCTGGATTTACCTACGTACAAATGGGCGACTGGCTGCAGACGCTTGTTTTTATAACTGGGCTAACACTTGCTTTTGGCTTGCTCAGCCTATTTTCAAAGTTATTGTTAATAACCGTTCGCAGGATTTTACCTCAATCAGCCAATTACTTATGGAGACAGGGTTTTGCCAATTTATATCGCCCAAACAACCAGACACTCTTACTTACGGTTGCCATTGGTCTATCCACAACGTTTATTTGTACCTTATTTTTTGTACAAGGTATACTGATCAGCAGGGTTACCCTTTCTTCTGGCAGCAAACAGCCTAACATTGTATTGTTCGACATCCAGAATACACAAAAGGAAGCGGTAGAATCGCTCACCACTGGTTTTAAACTTCCTTTAATGAACAGGGTTCCGGTTATCACCATGAGAATTGAAGAAATTAACGGAAAGAAGGCGGCTTCAGACAGCAGTAACAAACGTGCCTTTAGGGGCGAGATCCGGGCCACCTATCAAGATACTTTAACGGCAGCAGAAAAAATTTCGGAAGGAAAATGGACAGGTAAAGTGGTCCCCGGCGGTACAGTTTACATTTCATTAGAACAGAGCTATGCAGATCGTATCCACGTGGGCATCAATGACAAAATTATCTTTAATGTACAGGGCATGCTCATTCCTACTGTAGTAGGCAGCATCAGATCAGTAAACTGGAGCAGGCTGCAAACTAATTTCCGTGTGGTTTTTCCTGGTGGGGTTTTAGAAAGCGCACCACAATTTCATGTACTCATGACAAGGATTTCCAGTGCAGAAAAATCTGCACAGTACCAGGGCGCAGTGGTACAAAGCTTTCCTAATATTTCAGTGATTGACCTTGATCTGGTTTTAAAATTACTGGATGAATTGCTGGGTAAAATTGGCTTTGTAATTCGTTTTATGGCAGGCTTTAGTATGGTTACAGGATGGATTGTACTCATATCGGCAGTGTTAAGCAGCAAAAATCAGCGTATTAAAGAGAGCATGCTGCTGCGGACGCTGGGTGCCAGCAAGCGGCAAATCCTGGCCATCAATGCCATAGAATATCTTTTTCTGGGAAGCTTTGCCGCAATAGCCGGATTAATTCTTTCTTTTATGGCAAGCTGGGGACTAGCTAAGTTCAGCTTCGATGCTTTATTTGTTCCGCCTTTTCTGCCAACCATGTTGTTATTTTTTTCAATAGTTGCGCTTGTGGTGCTCACCGGCATACTCAGCAGCAGAAGTATACTGAACCAGCCACCATTAAAGATTTTAAGAAATACAGGGGGATAA
- a CDS encoding ABC transporter ATP-binding protein — MENILNIRNVSKIYQNAGQELTVLKDISFSISTGSTVAITGPSGSGKTTLLGLCAGLDRSSAGQVILNGIQLDHLDEDERAAVRNQYIGFIFQNFQLLPTLTALENVMVPMELRGAKNIRKTALELLDKVGLADRSNHYAVQLSGGEQQRVSLARAFSNQPPILFADEPTGNLDAETSEKVIQLMFDLNRDAGTTLVVVTHDLELAARTNRIIKIKGGLLVD; from the coding sequence TTGGAAAACATACTGAACATTCGAAATGTAAGCAAAATTTATCAAAACGCGGGACAGGAACTTACCGTACTTAAGGACATCAGTTTCTCGATCAGCACTGGCTCTACCGTAGCCATTACCGGCCCTTCCGGAAGTGGAAAAACCACTTTACTCGGGCTCTGTGCTGGGTTAGACCGTTCCAGTGCCGGGCAGGTCATCCTAAATGGTATTCAGTTAGACCATCTTGATGAAGATGAAAGGGCGGCAGTCCGCAACCAGTACATCGGCTTTATTTTTCAAAACTTCCAACTGCTCCCTACCTTAACTGCCCTGGAAAATGTAATGGTTCCTATGGAATTGCGGGGAGCAAAAAACATCAGAAAGACAGCGTTAGAGCTGCTTGATAAAGTAGGACTAGCGGATCGTTCCAACCATTATGCTGTACAGTTATCTGGCGGAGAGCAACAACGGGTGTCATTAGCAAGGGCTTTTTCCAATCAACCGCCTATCCTTTTCGCAGATGAGCCTACCGGGAACCTTGATGCGGAAACGAGTGAAAAGGTAATCCAATTAATGTTTGACTTAAACAGGGATGCCGGCACCACCCTGGTCGTTGTTACACATGATCTGGAACTGGCCGCAAGAACTAACCGCATCATAAAAATCAAAGGAGGCTTACTTGTTGACTAA
- a CDS encoding arylesterase, whose protein sequence is MLHLRLMSLLVAASVVFGCGENSGKKAEDKTTIREAKKVEASAARKNILFFGTSLTAGYGLEPEEAYPSLIQNRIDSLKMPYKVINGGLSGETSAGGKGRIDWLLKQPVDIFVLELGANDGLRGISVAETTKNLQFIIDQVKAKYPKAKLVIAGMQLPPSMGQSYATAFKNMFPGLAAKNNMALIPFLLDKVGGVAKLNQADGIHPTAEGDKILAENVWSVLKDLL, encoded by the coding sequence ATGTTACATTTAAGATTAATGAGTTTACTGGTTGCCGCAAGCGTAGTATTTGGCTGCGGAGAAAATTCTGGGAAAAAAGCAGAAGATAAAACGACCATTAGGGAAGCGAAAAAAGTTGAGGCTTCAGCAGCCCGTAAAAATATTCTTTTTTTTGGCACCAGTTTAACCGCAGGTTATGGATTAGAGCCTGAAGAAGCTTATCCTTCACTTATTCAAAACCGGATAGATTCCCTAAAAATGCCTTATAAAGTTATTAATGGTGGTTTAAGTGGCGAAACCTCTGCTGGTGGTAAGGGAAGGATTGACTGGTTGCTGAAACAACCAGTGGATATTTTTGTATTGGAACTTGGTGCGAATGATGGGTTAAGGGGGATTTCTGTGGCCGAAACCACTAAAAACCTGCAATTTATTATAGATCAGGTTAAGGCAAAGTATCCGAAAGCAAAGCTGGTAATTGCCGGGATGCAGCTTCCGCCAAGCATGGGGCAAAGTTACGCTACCGCATTTAAAAATATGTTTCCGGGCCTGGCTGCTAAAAATAATATGGCGTTAATTCCCTTTTTGCTGGATAAAGTAGGAGGTGTTGCCAAGTTGAATCAGGCTGACGGAATACATCCCACTGCGGAGGGGGACAAGATTCTTGCTGAGAATGTTTGGTCTGTTTTGAAGGACCTCTTATAA